One window of the Candidatus Chryseobacterium colombiense genome contains the following:
- a CDS encoding RagB/SusD family nutrient uptake outer membrane protein, protein MKKYILLTVACAFFLGTTSCNDFLDNEPRGVLSEADVVTPENVDGFVIAAYAALGNDHYDTPFSLWPYGNVRSDDAYKGGSGTNDIQAFHFFEISNNIRSDFGELDRLWYLHYVGIGRCNKAIAALNQLSEAQYPNKKKRIAEMKFVRGHFYFMLKILFKYVPYVDENTPIDDYPKISNRAKTDQQLWDAIASNFEDAAANLPATQSEVGRPKKSAAYAYLAKVRLYQAYEQDDNYTVTQINPVTLQKSIDAANQVIGNYTLESDFGYNFLPGTHENGPESVFSIQYSDNDGTLFGRLNYGDVLSLPQGLGCCDFHKPSQNLVNAFKTTSQGLPMFDTYNDTDLNYNQLNNYKVDPRLYHTVALPGLPWKYEENKIYQESWNRSPGTYGYYASLKENVPVGCGCTVNVDPFYANSKNRIIIRYSDVLLMKAEALIELGQINEALPLINQVRQRAANSTVLTGSYTSNNLISKYEPGVNCTWNQDFARKALRWERRMEFAMEGSRFFDLVRWGTAAGTMNTYYSGEKTKRSYYSQAGFDHGIEEYCPIPLAQINFSQGLYKQNNGY, encoded by the coding sequence ATGAAAAAATATATACTATTAACAGTTGCCTGTGCATTTTTTTTGGGAACAACTTCCTGCAACGATTTTCTGGACAATGAACCAAGAGGCGTGCTTTCCGAAGCCGATGTTGTAACACCTGAGAATGTGGACGGTTTTGTGATCGCAGCTTATGCGGCACTTGGAAACGACCATTACGATACGCCTTTCAGTCTTTGGCCATACGGAAATGTACGTTCGGACGATGCTTACAAAGGCGGAAGCGGAACTAATGATATTCAGGCATTTCACTTTTTTGAAATTTCCAACAATATCCGTTCGGATTTTGGTGAATTGGACCGTCTCTGGTATCTGCATTATGTCGGAATCGGAAGATGCAACAAAGCAATTGCAGCGCTTAACCAGCTTTCTGAAGCGCAATACCCAAACAAGAAGAAACGTATTGCCGAGATGAAATTTGTGAGAGGACATTTTTATTTTATGTTGAAGATCCTTTTCAAATATGTGCCTTACGTAGATGAAAATACACCGATTGATGATTACCCGAAAATCTCCAACCGTGCGAAAACCGACCAGCAACTGTGGGATGCCATCGCTTCAAATTTTGAAGATGCTGCCGCCAATTTGCCTGCAACGCAATCCGAAGTCGGAAGACCAAAGAAAAGTGCGGCTTATGCATATTTGGCAAAAGTGAGATTGTATCAGGCTTATGAGCAGGACGATAATTATACGGTGACCCAAATCAATCCGGTAACGCTTCAGAAATCCATTGACGCAGCTAATCAGGTGATCGGAAATTATACCCTGGAATCAGATTTTGGGTATAACTTCCTTCCGGGAACGCATGAGAATGGTCCGGAATCGGTTTTCTCCATTCAATATTCCGATAATGACGGAACGCTTTTCGGAAGGTTGAATTATGGTGATGTGCTTTCTCTCCCACAAGGTTTAGGATGTTGCGATTTCCACAAACCAAGCCAGAATCTGGTGAATGCTTTCAAGACAACGTCACAAGGTTTGCCGATGTTCGATACATATAATGACACGGATTTGAATTATAATCAGCTCAATAATTACAAAGTAGATCCAAGACTTTACCACACGGTTGCTTTGCCGGGATTGCCTTGGAAATATGAGGAAAACAAAATCTATCAGGAAAGCTGGAACAGAAGCCCGGGAACGTACGGGTATTATGCTTCGTTAAAGGAAAATGTACCGGTTGGCTGTGGCTGTACCGTGAATGTAGACCCGTTTTATGCCAATTCTAAAAACAGGATCATCATCCGTTATTCCGATGTGTTGCTGATGAAAGCCGAAGCTTTAATAGAGCTTGGACAAATCAACGAAGCGTTGCCATTGATTAATCAGGTGAGACAACGTGCAGCAAACAGTACCGTTTTGACCGGAAGTTACACTTCAAACAATCTGATCAGCAAATATGAACCGGGCGTGAACTGTACATGGAATCAGGATTTTGCAAGAAAAGCCCTGAGATGGGAGCGCAGAATGGAATTTGCAATGGAAGGCAGCCGTTTCTTCGACCTTGTGAGGTGGGGAACCGCAGCAGGTACGATGAATACCTATTATTCCGGAGAAAAAACGAAAAGATCTTACTATTCCCAGGCAGGATTTGACCATGGAATCGAAGAATACTGCCCGATTCCATTGGCTCAGATCAATTTCAGCCAAGGATTGTACAAGCAAAATAACGGTTATTAA
- a CDS encoding TonB-dependent receptor: MYQKLTPKQKALTINLDPTIYGTFAEIGAGQETVRHFFRAGGASGTIAKAMSAYDKDFSDAIYGKEVKNRYVTQNRLRKMLRYEVALIEERISRENNPNRKFFSYANTVTTINFDKTVKGHGWVGIRFQVKENEDYNEIVIHVKFKENDATLQQETLGNLGVNLIFGAFNYYDNPRTLVESLYDDVAKDNLEIDMIDFNGPAFAYVDNRLMSLQLVKNGMTDAVIFNSQGNNMLPADILYKKNIFAVRGSFRPVTKVNIDMLQNGLGMFMKDAACTQDETEVLIEITISNLRADGDIDERDFLDRVDVLGKLGYTVIVSNFSEYYRLIDYFASYTNGNIGVAMGVNNLLMVFDEKYYKDLSGGILEAFGKFFRNGMRVYLYPYKDPETHELLDSETLKVGENLKELYKYFKLNERIVDINNYNPEFLEIYSRDILKKIGCNIKGWENQVPEGVAEMIKERGMFGFKEDFSLKQFS; encoded by the coding sequence ATGTATCAGAAACTAACTCCTAAACAAAAAGCATTAACAATTAATCTAGATCCTACTATTTATGGTACTTTCGCGGAAATTGGAGCAGGGCAGGAGACTGTTCGACACTTTTTTAGAGCAGGAGGAGCTTCGGGTACAATCGCTAAGGCAATGTCAGCTTACGACAAAGATTTTAGTGATGCGATCTATGGAAAAGAGGTAAAAAACAGATACGTTACCCAAAACAGACTTCGAAAAATGCTTCGCTATGAAGTGGCATTGATTGAAGAAAGAATTTCCAGAGAAAATAACCCCAACAGAAAGTTCTTTTCTTACGCCAATACGGTAACTACGATCAATTTTGATAAAACCGTTAAAGGTCACGGTTGGGTTGGAATCCGTTTTCAGGTAAAAGAAAATGAGGATTATAATGAAATCGTTATTCATGTAAAGTTTAAAGAGAATGATGCTACTTTACAGCAGGAAACTTTGGGGAATCTTGGAGTAAACCTTATTTTCGGAGCTTTCAATTACTATGATAATCCAAGGACTTTGGTTGAATCTCTGTATGATGATGTAGCCAAAGACAACCTTGAAATTGATATGATCGATTTTAACGGACCGGCTTTTGCTTATGTTGATAACAGATTGATGTCTCTGCAGCTAGTGAAAAACGGAATGACAGATGCGGTGATTTTCAATTCACAAGGGAATAATATGCTTCCTGCAGATATTTTGTATAAGAAAAATATTTTTGCGGTAAGAGGAAGTTTCAGACCCGTAACCAAGGTAAATATTGATATGCTTCAGAATGGACTGGGCATGTTCATGAAAGATGCTGCATGTACTCAGGATGAAACGGAAGTTTTAATAGAAATCACCATTTCAAACCTCCGTGCAGACGGGGATATTGATGAAAGAGATTTCTTAGACAGGGTAGATGTTCTTGGGAAACTTGGATATACGGTAATTGTTTCTAACTTCTCGGAATATTATCGTCTAATCGATTATTTTGCATCTTATACCAATGGAAATATTGGAGTTGCGATGGGAGTTAATAATTTATTGATGGTATTTGATGAGAAGTACTATAAAGATTTGTCAGGGGGTATTCTTGAAGCTTTTGGAAAATTCTTCAGAAACGGCATGAGAGTGTATCTGTATCCTTATAAAGATCCGGAAACACACGAGTTATTGGATTCAGAAACCCTTAAAGTAGGAGAAAATCTGAAAGAATTGTATAAATATTTCAAACTCAACGAGCGTATTGTAGATATTAACAACTACAATCCTGAGTTTTTGGAAATTTATTCAAGAGATATTTTGAAAAAAATTGGATGCAATATCAAAGGCTGGGAAAATCAGGTTCCTGAAGGTGTTGCAGAAATGATTAAAGAACGAGGAATGTTTGGGTTTAAAGAAGATTTTTCTTTAAAACAATTCTCTTAA
- a CDS encoding carbohydrate kinase yields the protein MFLNKKINAVSFGEVLFDVFGEEKKIGGAPLNLALRTVSFGFPVAMISAVGNDEDGKVICDYVSENQLDTSGIMTTQDYDTGIVQVTLNERGSATYEIKFPSAWDFIEINNDALNIVKNADVFFYGSLVCRNDASRNTLFNLLDSNPGMFKVFDVNLRKPFYHIELLEQLMNKADFIKFNDEEILEIAAALGFKSDDLEENIRFISEKTNTGSICVTLGKHGSILLWNNKFYKHGGYPVKVADTVGAGDSFLASLIARLLSDKNPETALDFASAVGALVASYSGANPKLRNEEIEEFIKERV from the coding sequence ATGTTTCTTAATAAAAAAATAAATGCAGTCAGTTTCGGAGAGGTGCTCTTCGATGTGTTTGGAGAAGAAAAGAAAATCGGCGGTGCTCCGCTCAATCTGGCACTCAGAACGGTGTCTTTCGGATTTCCGGTGGCGATGATAAGTGCTGTTGGAAATGATGAGGATGGAAAGGTAATTTGTGACTATGTCAGTGAAAATCAACTTGATACCAGTGGAATCATGACAACCCAGGATTATGATACGGGTATTGTCCAGGTAACATTGAACGAGCGTGGTTCTGCAACTTATGAAATCAAATTTCCGTCTGCCTGGGATTTTATTGAAATCAATAATGATGCTTTGAATATCGTTAAAAATGCCGATGTCTTTTTTTACGGAAGCCTTGTGTGTAGGAATGATGCTTCAAGAAATACACTTTTTAATTTACTGGATTCAAATCCTGGAATGTTCAAGGTTTTTGATGTGAATTTGAGAAAACCTTTCTACCATATTGAACTTCTGGAACAATTAATGAATAAAGCCGATTTCATTAAATTTAATGATGAAGAAATCCTTGAAATTGCCGCTGCGTTAGGTTTTAAATCAGATGATTTGGAAGAAAATATCCGTTTCATTTCAGAAAAAACAAATACAGGTTCTATTTGTGTCACGTTGGGAAAACACGGCTCAATATTACTCTGGAACAACAAGTTTTACAAACACGGTGGCTATCCTGTGAAAGTGGCCGATACGGTTGGAGCAGGGGATTCGTTTCTGGCAAGTTTGATTGCCCGATTGTTGTCAGATAAAAATCCTGAAACGGCACTGGATTTTGCGAGTGCGGTTGGTGCTTTGGTGGCGAGTTATTCGGGAGCCAATCCGAAACTTCGGAATGAAGAGATTGAAGAGTTTATAAAGGAAAGGGTTTGA
- a CDS encoding helical backbone metal receptor: MKVVSLVPSITEALFDLGLTENEVVGRTKFCIHPGEKVKNVTIIGGTKNINIEKIKALQPDLILANKEENIKEQVEALMDDFKVIVTNVETIEDNYYLLKSLGKTFHKEDKAQLFNLKIYEVLNQAKINSKIKVAYLIWKNPYMTIGSDTFIHKILTEIGFENIFKNRTRYPEIQAEDLAEADIIMLSSEPFPFKVKHIEEFKELYPDKKIMIVYGEAFSWYGTHIAKCENYFKELLEEIDTFQNS, translated from the coding sequence ATGAAAGTTGTTTCTCTTGTTCCCTCTATTACGGAGGCTTTATTCGATTTGGGTTTAACCGAAAACGAAGTTGTCGGAAGGACAAAATTCTGTATTCATCCTGGAGAAAAAGTAAAAAATGTAACTATTATCGGGGGAACAAAAAATATTAATATTGAAAAAATAAAGGCCTTACAACCCGATTTAATTCTAGCCAATAAAGAAGAAAACATCAAAGAGCAGGTAGAAGCTTTGATGGATGATTTTAAGGTCATAGTCACCAATGTAGAAACCATTGAAGATAATTACTATTTGCTTAAAAGTCTGGGCAAAACCTTTCATAAAGAAGACAAAGCGCAGCTTTTTAATCTTAAAATCTATGAGGTTTTAAATCAGGCTAAAATTAACTCCAAGATAAAAGTCGCTTATCTTATCTGGAAAAACCCTTATATGACGATAGGTTCAGATACGTTCATTCACAAAATTCTGACTGAAATCGGATTCGAAAATATTTTTAAGAACAGAACCCGCTATCCGGAAATTCAAGCAGAAGATTTAGCAGAAGCTGATATTATTATGCTTTCTTCAGAACCTTTTCCGTTTAAAGTGAAGCACATTGAGGAATTCAAAGAACTATATCCTGATAAAAAAATTATGATCGTATACGGAGAAGCATTTTCCTGGTACGGAACGCATATTGCAAAATGTGAGAACTATTTTAAGGAATTGCTTGAGGAAATTGATACGTTTCAAAATTCTTAA
- a CDS encoding GAF domain-containing protein, with product MSELKKRLSSILESPKHNTEEKLEKVCHLLDQEISYFNWTGFYFKNGDKDELKLGPYVGAPTDHTIIPYGKGICGQVAVSNETFVVPDVNEESNYLSCSIDTKAEIVVPIFKDGKNIGQIDIDSHTIDPFTAEDRELLEWLCNEVSKIV from the coding sequence ATGTCAGAATTAAAGAAAAGACTTTCTTCTATCCTGGAAAGTCCTAAACATAATACGGAGGAAAAACTTGAAAAAGTTTGTCACCTTTTGGATCAGGAAATTTCTTATTTCAACTGGACGGGTTTTTATTTTAAAAATGGGGATAAAGATGAATTGAAATTAGGTCCTTATGTAGGAGCACCTACAGATCATACCATTATTCCTTACGGAAAAGGGATTTGCGGACAGGTTGCTGTTTCCAATGAAACGTTCGTTGTTCCGGATGTGAACGAAGAAAGCAATTATTTAAGCTGTTCGATTGATACTAAAGCTGAAATTGTAGTTCCTATTTTCAAAGACGGTAAGAACATTGGGCAGATCGATATTGATTCCCATACCATTGATCCGTTTACTGCTGAAGACAGAGAATTGTTGGAATGGCTTTGTAATGAAGTATCTAAAATAGTATAA
- a CDS encoding glycoside hydrolase family 32 protein, whose protein sequence is MTIKTIYLAAVMALATYSCQNHDSEADVNPDDIFRQTNIFPQPPNQWMETTNPYYTAGYVGDVMPYYENGKFHLFFLHDAKTKPAGEGFHDIHSFETTNFKDFTYQGRQILYGTASEPDFGVGTGSLVKVGSTYFYYYTGHNEIASFLAGNPRESVLLATSTDMKNWTKVKNFKITAPAGYYDYEFRDPHVLFNAEDGKYWMLVSAQTSAKKAVVLKFTTTNPASGNWTVENPIYTTTSSENYIMLECPDLFKMGNYWYLVFSENWSNNTGTHYRIGTSPNGPWTTPANDRLDGSYLYAAKTVSDNANRYLVGWTARKVPESNTGGKDWAGNLVAHQLVQNQDGTLAVKPISTLQSVFGQSASLSVDKIIGNASQNGNGFNLSANSQVMFGKLQKANQISFTLNAYANGKSGLILAQDNEGKNGFKIAFEPSSNRIASYVMNGGSEDFANAYPLSGISGTNYNVTVFISNDVCVVYVNDKLAFSNRVYDVVNKKWSIFGSSDSSFSNINVKNP, encoded by the coding sequence ATGACAATCAAAACAATATATTTAGCCGCTGTGATGGCTTTGGCAACTTATTCCTGCCAAAATCATGATTCGGAGGCCGATGTGAATCCGGATGATATTTTCAGACAGACGAACATCTTTCCACAACCGCCCAATCAGTGGATGGAAACTACTAATCCTTATTACACTGCTGGTTATGTTGGTGATGTAATGCCATATTACGAAAACGGAAAATTCCACCTTTTCTTTCTGCACGATGCTAAAACCAAACCTGCAGGCGAAGGATTTCACGATATTCACAGCTTTGAGACGACCAATTTTAAAGATTTTACTTATCAAGGGAGACAAATTCTCTACGGAACGGCTTCCGAACCGGATTTTGGTGTTGGAACGGGTAGTCTTGTGAAGGTCGGGAGTACGTATTTTTACTATTACACAGGTCATAATGAGATTGCTTCATTTTTAGCGGGTAATCCGAGGGAAAGCGTGCTTTTGGCTACAAGTACCGATATGAAAAACTGGACGAAAGTGAAGAATTTTAAAATCACTGCTCCGGCTGGCTATTATGATTATGAATTCCGCGATCCGCATGTTTTGTTCAATGCAGAAGATGGGAAATACTGGATGCTGGTTTCTGCACAGACTTCGGCTAAAAAAGCGGTTGTTCTTAAATTTACAACAACCAATCCTGCCAGCGGAAACTGGACGGTGGAAAATCCGATTTACACGACAACTTCTTCAGAAAATTACATTATGCTGGAATGTCCCGACCTTTTCAAAATGGGCAATTACTGGTATCTTGTTTTCTCAGAAAACTGGAGTAACAATACCGGAACACATTACAGAATCGGAACTTCACCAAACGGACCGTGGACTACACCTGCAAATGACCGGTTGGACGGCTCTTATCTCTACGCTGCAAAAACTGTTTCGGACAATGCCAACCGTTATCTGGTAGGTTGGACTGCAAGAAAAGTTCCTGAAAGCAACACTGGTGGAAAAGACTGGGCGGGAAATCTTGTAGCACATCAATTAGTTCAGAATCAGGATGGAACGTTGGCGGTAAAACCTATTTCTACCTTGCAATCTGTATTTGGACAAAGTGCTTCACTTTCTGTAGATAAAATTATAGGAAATGCTTCTCAAAATGGTAACGGTTTTAATTTGTCTGCCAATTCGCAAGTGATGTTTGGGAAACTTCAGAAAGCAAATCAAATAAGCTTTACGTTGAACGCTTATGCTAACGGAAAATCAGGATTGATTCTGGCGCAGGATAATGAAGGAAAAAATGGTTTTAAAATTGCATTCGAACCTTCCTCCAACAGAATAGCAAGTTATGTAATGAACGGCGGAAGTGAGGATTTTGCCAATGCTTATCCTTTGTCCGGAATCTCGGGAACCAACTATAATGTAACGGTTTTCATCAGCAATGATGTTTGTGTGGTCTATGTGAATGACAAGTTGGCGTTCAGCAATCGAGTGTACGATGTTGTTAACAAAAAATGGAGTATTTTTGGTTCTTCGGACAGTTCATTCAGTAATATTAATGTCAAAAATCCTTAA
- a CDS encoding MBL fold metallo-hydrolase: MKLKFLGTGTSQGVPVIGCTCEVCTSKNPKDSRLRSSVMVTTDENKKILIDCGPDFRQQMLSNHETHVDITLLTHEHNDHVIGLDDMRPLIFKSGKNIPLYCYQRVGNEVKNRFPYAFADMRYPGAPAFDLHDIENEPFRVLDVDITPIEVIHFQITVFGYKFKNLAYITDAGFISDTEKEKLKNLDVLILNCIRKFDPHPAHFILPDVIKLFEELKPKKLFLTHISHHLGLHDIEDKQLPPGIHLAYDGLEINF; this comes from the coding sequence ATGAAGTTGAAATTTTTAGGAACGGGAACTTCCCAAGGCGTACCCGTTATTGGCTGCACTTGCGAAGTGTGTACTTCAAAAAATCCAAAAGACAGTCGGCTCAGATCTTCTGTCATGGTAACTACAGACGAAAACAAAAAAATACTTATCGACTGCGGTCCTGATTTTAGGCAGCAAATGCTTTCAAACCACGAAACCCACGTCGATATCACCCTGCTTACTCATGAACATAATGACCACGTAATCGGGCTTGATGATATGCGCCCTTTGATTTTCAAAAGCGGAAAAAACATCCCCCTTTATTGCTATCAAAGAGTAGGAAATGAAGTTAAAAACCGTTTTCCTTATGCTTTTGCGGACATGAGGTATCCCGGAGCACCTGCATTTGATCTTCATGATATTGAGAATGAGCCTTTTCGTGTTTTAGATGTAGACATCACCCCGATTGAAGTGATTCACTTTCAAATTACAGTTTTCGGATATAAATTTAAAAACCTTGCTTACATTACGGATGCAGGATTTATTTCAGATACTGAAAAAGAGAAATTGAAGAATCTTGATGTGTTAATTTTAAACTGCATAAGAAAGTTTGATCCGCATCCTGCCCATTTCATCCTTCCTGATGTCATAAAACTGTTTGAAGAGTTAAAACCTAAAAAATTATTTTTAACTCATATCAGCCATCATCTGGGTCTGCATGATATTGAAGACAAGCAACTTCCACCCGGAATACACCTTGCCTACGATGGTTTGGAGATTAATTTCTAA
- a CDS encoding DUF4960 domain-containing protein, whose amino-acid sequence MKTIFNKLLVYFILLVSAMLVWSCDNSMEDGLVTDVSVNVSSFKVNGVSGDIDNKNDKITVTLPYGTSVKALSPIIEIPQGAIISPASGAVIDFSQPVKFRVKNGNIYKDYQVTVQAQVPIISFKINGLLATINHSSKTISLTMPEGTNLTALQPMIEMANGVSINPASGTTINFSSPVQFTVSNANLTEIYTAKVTTPVSGPTVAFLGTAATRTGLTNPDEIAASDWLFGKFSGAVYVSMADVASGAANLTGINVIWWHFDSATTLPGDALNANVTSKIKTYLNAGGNILLTGFAAQYVDALGIVPSGKGPNNVFGDFLPNGFVDANNDWGISFKGNEAHPVFDGLQTYESGKANFLQKGTFRLNHTAWWFLPDWGGYVNGAGWRTQTGGNNLASEAWDNTLDGRVAVAEFPGGTANKKCITISMGAYDWYNETSNGTSSQPNGFLDNIKKITENSLNYLVTH is encoded by the coding sequence ATGAAAACAATATTTAATAAACTCCTGGTATATTTCATTTTGCTGGTTTCCGCTATGTTGGTCTGGTCCTGCGACAACAGCATGGAAGACGGTCTGGTAACAGATGTTTCGGTGAATGTGTCTTCCTTTAAAGTAAACGGTGTTTCAGGAGACATTGACAATAAAAATGATAAAATCACGGTAACATTGCCTTACGGAACGAGTGTAAAAGCTTTATCGCCAATAATAGAAATTCCACAAGGTGCAATTATTTCCCCGGCCTCGGGAGCTGTAATTGATTTTTCACAGCCTGTCAAATTCAGAGTAAAGAATGGTAATATTTATAAAGATTATCAGGTGACGGTTCAGGCTCAGGTTCCGATTATCAGTTTTAAAATCAACGGATTATTGGCAACCATCAACCATTCCAGCAAGACGATTTCACTTACAATGCCGGAAGGAACTAATCTTACCGCATTGCAGCCTATGATAGAAATGGCAAATGGTGTGAGCATCAATCCTGCATCAGGAACTACAATTAATTTCAGCAGTCCTGTACAGTTCACCGTTTCCAATGCGAATCTGACTGAAATCTATACGGCAAAAGTAACCACTCCGGTTTCTGGACCAACAGTGGCATTTCTCGGAACGGCAGCAACCAGAACAGGTCTTACCAATCCTGATGAAATTGCAGCTTCTGACTGGCTTTTCGGAAAATTTTCTGGAGCAGTTTACGTTTCAATGGCAGATGTGGCGAGTGGTGCAGCTAACCTTACGGGCATCAATGTGATTTGGTGGCATTTTGACTCGGCTACCACTTTGCCTGGTGATGCACTGAATGCAAATGTAACTTCCAAAATCAAAACCTATCTGAATGCGGGCGGAAATATTCTTTTAACAGGATTTGCTGCTCAATATGTGGATGCTTTGGGAATTGTGCCTTCGGGAAAAGGTCCGAATAATGTTTTCGGGGATTTCTTACCGAACGGGTTTGTAGATGCGAACAATGATTGGGGAATTTCTTTCAAAGGGAACGAAGCACATCCTGTTTTTGACGGGCTCCAGACCTACGAATCCGGGAAAGCCAATTTCCTTCAGAAAGGAACATTCAGATTGAATCACACCGCTTGGTGGTTCTTGCCGGACTGGGGTGGCTATGTAAACGGAGCCGGATGGAGAACACAGACAGGAGGAAATAACCTTGCCAGTGAAGCTTGGGACAATACTCTAGACGGACGTGTTGCCGTGGCCGAATTTCCGGGTGGAACTGCCAATAAAAAGTGTATCACCATCTCAATGGGCGCTTATGACTGGTACAACGAAACCTCGAACGGAACATCAAGTCAGCCAAACGGATTTTTGGATAACATCAAAAAAATCACGGAGAACAGCCTTAATTATCTTGTAACGCATTAA
- the mgtE gene encoding magnesium transporter has protein sequence MNSRDELIFNPADIAETLSGLPADERLLAFLKVPKEYKADVFSHLDPDFQEETIRSIGSDEVSEILNAMTPDDRTALFEDFPDELIKYSINHLNPQERRIALKLLGYNSDSIARLMTPYYIQIRKEWTVKKCLQQIKKVGKRVETMNHLYVVDERNRLIDDIALGSLLLAEEDTLISEITDNHFVAITTTTSKEDAVQYFEKYDRAALPIITEAGVLVGIVTIDDILDQIEQQNTEDIQKFGGLEALDVPYTQTSLIEMVKKRGMWLIILFFSEMLTASAMGYFEDEIQKAVVLALFVPLIISSGGNSGSQAATLIIRAMALQEIGLKDWWYVMKKEIFTGLFLGSILGAIGFLRIMIWHEAGFFNYGMYWPYVGLSVGVSLIMIVLWGTLSGSMVPFILKKLKLDPATSSAPFVATLVDVTGLIIYFSVAGLFLTGKLL, from the coding sequence TTGAATTCTAGAGACGAACTTATCTTTAATCCTGCCGATATTGCCGAAACTCTTAGTGGACTTCCCGCTGATGAGAGGCTTTTAGCATTCTTGAAAGTTCCGAAAGAATACAAAGCAGATGTTTTTTCGCATCTTGATCCTGATTTCCAGGAGGAAACCATCAGAAGTATCGGAAGTGATGAAGTTTCCGAGATTCTGAATGCCATGACTCCGGATGACAGGACCGCTTTATTTGAAGATTTCCCCGATGAACTGATCAAATATTCCATCAACCATCTTAATCCGCAGGAGAGAAGAATTGCTCTAAAGCTTTTAGGGTACAATTCTGATTCTATTGCCCGTCTGATGACCCCCTATTACATCCAGATCCGTAAGGAATGGACCGTAAAAAAGTGTCTGCAGCAAATAAAAAAGGTAGGAAAAAGAGTGGAAACCATGAACCACCTTTATGTAGTAGACGAAAGAAACCGACTGATTGATGATATTGCATTGGGAAGCTTATTATTAGCGGAAGAAGACACTTTAATATCAGAAATCACCGACAATCATTTTGTTGCTATCACCACTACCACTTCAAAAGAAGATGCTGTACAGTATTTTGAGAAATATGACAGAGCAGCACTTCCTATCATCACTGAAGCCGGAGTTCTTGTAGGAATTGTAACTATTGATGACATTCTTGACCAAATTGAGCAGCAAAACACTGAAGATATTCAGAAGTTCGGGGGACTTGAAGCGTTAGACGTTCCTTATACCCAAACCTCTTTGATCGAAATGGTTAAAAAAAGAGGAATGTGGCTGATTATCTTATTCTTTTCAGAAATGTTAACTGCTTCAGCCATGGGATATTTTGAAGATGAAATTCAGAAAGCAGTTGTTCTGGCTTTATTTGTCCCTTTGATTATCTCGAGTGGCGGAAATTCCGGTTCCCAGGCTGCAACGCTGATCATCAGAGCAATGGCTCTTCAGGAAATCGGCTTAAAGGATTGGTGGTATGTTATGAAAAAAGAGATTTTCACTGGTTTATTCCTGGGAAGTATCTTGGGTGCCATTGGTTTTTTACGAATCATGATCTGGCATGAAGCTGGGTTCTTCAATTATGGAATGTACTGGCCTTATGTAGGTCTTAGTGTTGGAGTTTCTTTAATTATGATCGTACTTTGGGGTACTCTTTCAGGATCTATGGTTCCCTTTATTCTAAAAAAATTAAAGCTGGATCCGGCAACATCTTCTGCCCCGTTTGTAGCAACACTGGTAGATGTAACAGGGCTTATCATTTATTTTTCTGTAGCAGGGCTTTTCTTAACCGGCAAACTTTTGTAA